One genomic window of Gemmatimonadota bacterium includes the following:
- a CDS encoding dihydrolipoamide acetyltransferase family protein, producing MATEIIMPVLGMTMESGIIVEWMKEEGDSVTEGEVLFNVETDKSVMEVEAKATGTLLKILHGPGDDVPIQQVIGFIGEAGEDIAEAVDAGDPGDGDAAKTGTATDSTESATTGLDGATTAGAADGTANGTTGGQDARLAAGAGTPGPPGRVKISPKARRHARDLGIAIEHIAGTGPGGRIVFSDVEAFAARTAAAAQAPAGAPATPTAPTTPAPAPAAAGPGLKRIQRRAPLSGLRKVAATRLAESASTIPHFYLTMDVDMTRLTGLREQLIAYGEKRGLARVSVNDLIIKAAGIALRSFPAVNASLEGGEVVEYADVNVGFAVALDDGLVVPVVASADQKSVFDIAAATRYLGEKARGKGLGPEDYGYGTFTISNLGMFGVDQFTAIINPPEAAILAVGRVKDTPVVVDGKVEIKAMMSATLSSDHRLIDGAVAGQFLAHLREILEQPLELLIGQDGA from the coding sequence ATGGCCACTGAAATCATCATGCCCGTTCTCGGCATGACCATGGAATCCGGAATCATCGTGGAGTGGATGAAAGAGGAAGGCGATTCCGTCACGGAAGGCGAGGTGCTCTTCAACGTCGAAACGGACAAGAGCGTGATGGAAGTGGAGGCCAAGGCTACCGGTACGCTGCTCAAGATTCTGCATGGCCCGGGCGACGACGTGCCCATTCAGCAGGTCATCGGTTTCATCGGCGAAGCGGGCGAGGACATTGCCGAAGCGGTCGACGCGGGTGATCCCGGTGACGGTGACGCGGCTAAGACCGGCACTGCGACCGACTCGACGGAAAGCGCTACGACTGGCCTAGATGGTGCGACGACTGCCGGCGCAGCGGACGGCACAGCAAATGGTACTACTGGTGGCCAGGATGCCCGGTTGGCAGCCGGCGCCGGAACGCCCGGACCACCCGGCCGCGTGAAGATTTCCCCGAAGGCGCGGCGGCACGCACGCGACCTCGGCATCGCCATCGAGCACATTGCGGGGACGGGACCCGGCGGACGGATCGTATTCTCCGACGTGGAGGCCTTCGCCGCCCGGACTGCCGCAGCGGCACAAGCGCCGGCCGGGGCTCCTGCGACACCCACAGCCCCGACGACTCCCGCACCGGCCCCCGCCGCAGCCGGACCGGGTTTGAAACGCATCCAGCGCCGCGCCCCGCTCAGCGGACTGCGCAAGGTCGCCGCGACGCGACTGGCCGAAAGCGCGTCGACCATTCCCCACTTCTACCTCACCATGGACGTGGACATGACGCGCCTCACCGGGCTACGGGAACAGCTGATCGCCTATGGTGAGAAGCGCGGCCTGGCCAGAGTTTCCGTGAACGACCTGATCATCAAGGCCGCCGGCATCGCCCTGCGGTCCTTTCCCGCCGTCAACGCCTCCCTCGAAGGTGGGGAGGTCGTGGAATACGCCGATGTGAACGTGGGCTTCGCCGTCGCCCTCGACGACGGACTGGTCGTGCCCGTGGTGGCATCCGCCGATCAGAAATCGGTCTTCGACATCGCCGCCGCAACCCGATATCTGGGTGAGAAGGCCCGCGGAAAAGGCCTTGGTCCCGAAGACTATGGTTATGGTACCTTCACCATCTCCAATCTCGGGATGTTCGGCGTGGACCAGTTCACCGCCATCATCAACCCGCCGGAAGCAGCCATACTCGCCGTGGGGCGGGTCAAGGACACGCCCGTCGTGGTGGACGGCAAGGTCGAAATCAAGGCCATGATGTCGGCCACCCTGTCCTCCGACCACCGGCTCATCGACGGCGCGGTCGCCGGCCAATTCCTTGCCCACCTCAGGGAAATCCTCGAACAGCCGCTCGAACTGCTGATCGGGCAGGACGGCGCGTGA